One segment of Methanolinea sp. DNA contains the following:
- the hypF gene encoding carbamoyltransferase HypF: protein MNGTRRSGRIKIRGIVQGVGFRPFVYAAATRLGIVGSVQNRGSEVEIRACGERFEEFLEAVSRGPPMARVDSVEVLPDPGPFPGSFSIIESDRGSLSGMIPPDIATCDECLSDIFSPGGRYEGYWCTSCVNCGPRYSIIRDLPYDRERTSMAAFPPCPACAAEYSDSASRRHHAQTIACAACGPSLRLLDSAGNEVPAKDVVRETARLLDAGAIVAIRGVGGFHLACTEEIAGELKRRLGRQEQPFAVMVRPDYVGRIAVVSPEELGLLRGHERPIVVLEKRDPDAHAAISNLHTIGCMFPYTGLHALLFSYLSHPLLIMTSANLPGYPMITEIDAAMAKLHGHADFFLTHDRAIVNRCDDSVVRDGFIIRLSRGYAPKRTRIDLGERSILAVGPELNVNVTVYRDGFTTTSPHVGNVRNPQTYAYLKETVATLCRLLGEGFEVVAHDAHPRFLSTRHARELADRWGAAPVPVQHHEAHIAAATREECVGIAIDGVGYGTDGTVWGGEVFAGSPAGYERVAHLEQVPMPGGDLATRFPERMLYGICPCPEVAKILASRGWTDFEIGVLEAQLSRNVNVVLTSSTGRVLDAVSALLGVCRERTYDGEPAMKLESFAAGGRAVPWDLSYEKSGGREVLSTRALVRRALLEAGRARDRDDLRSVAASFQFNLARGIAGLAVHAAEERGIPLVVLSGGVAYNKAIRETIRAEVTRAGLAFSMNREFPLGDGCISFGQCIVAAERAAGD, encoded by the coding sequence TTGAACGGCACGCGCAGGAGTGGACGGATTAAAATCCGCGGAATCGTGCAGGGGGTGGGTTTCCGGCCATTCGTGTATGCCGCCGCGACGAGGCTCGGGATCGTCGGCTCCGTGCAGAACAGGGGGAGCGAGGTCGAGATCCGGGCCTGCGGCGAGAGGTTCGAGGAGTTCCTCGAGGCCGTCTCGCGGGGACCCCCGATGGCCCGGGTCGACAGCGTGGAGGTCCTCCCCGATCCCGGCCCGTTCCCGGGTTCCTTCTCCATCATCGAGAGCGACAGGGGCTCGCTCTCCGGCATGATCCCGCCCGACATCGCGACGTGCGACGAGTGCCTCTCCGACATCTTCTCGCCGGGGGGGAGGTACGAGGGTTACTGGTGCACCTCGTGCGTCAACTGCGGTCCCCGCTACAGCATCATCCGCGACCTCCCCTACGACAGGGAGAGGACGTCCATGGCCGCGTTCCCCCCGTGTCCCGCCTGTGCCGCCGAGTACAGCGACTCCGCGAGCAGGAGGCACCACGCCCAGACGATCGCGTGCGCAGCCTGCGGGCCGTCCCTGCGGCTCCTCGACTCCGCGGGAAACGAGGTCCCCGCAAAGGACGTCGTCCGCGAGACCGCGAGGCTCCTTGACGCGGGCGCGATCGTGGCGATCAGGGGCGTGGGGGGCTTCCACCTCGCGTGCACGGAAGAGATCGCGGGCGAGCTGAAGCGCCGGCTCGGCAGGCAGGAGCAGCCGTTTGCCGTCATGGTGAGGCCCGATTACGTCGGGCGGATCGCGGTCGTCTCCCCCGAGGAGCTCGGGCTCCTCCGCGGCCACGAGCGGCCGATCGTCGTCCTCGAGAAGAGGGATCCCGACGCGCACGCGGCGATCTCGAACCTCCACACGATCGGGTGCATGTTCCCGTACACGGGCCTCCACGCCCTCCTCTTCTCGTACCTCTCCCACCCCCTCCTCATCATGACGAGCGCAAACCTCCCGGGCTACCCGATGATCACGGAGATAGATGCCGCGATGGCAAAGCTCCACGGGCACGCCGACTTCTTCCTCACCCACGACCGCGCGATCGTGAACCGCTGCGACGACTCGGTCGTCAGGGACGGCTTCATCATCCGACTCTCCCGGGGGTACGCGCCCAAGCGGACCCGCATCGACCTCGGGGAGAGGTCGATCCTCGCGGTCGGCCCGGAGCTGAACGTGAACGTGACGGTGTACCGTGACGGGTTCACCACGACCTCCCCCCACGTGGGGAACGTGCGCAACCCCCAGACCTACGCGTACCTGAAGGAGACGGTCGCGACCCTGTGCAGGCTCCTTGGGGAGGGGTTCGAGGTCGTCGCCCACGACGCCCACCCCCGGTTCCTCTCGACCCGCCACGCGCGGGAGCTCGCTGACCGGTGGGGCGCGGCACCCGTGCCCGTCCAGCACCACGAGGCCCACATCGCGGCTGCCACGCGGGAGGAGTGCGTGGGGATCGCGATCGACGGGGTCGGGTACGGGACGGACGGGACTGTCTGGGGGGGAGAGGTCTTCGCGGGGTCGCCCGCGGGCTACGAGAGGGTCGCGCACCTCGAGCAGGTCCCGATGCCCGGCGGGGACCTCGCCACCCGGTTCCCCGAGAGGATGCTCTACGGGATCTGCCCCTGCCCCGAGGTCGCGAAGATCCTCGCCTCGCGGGGCTGGACCGACTTCGAGATCGGTGTCCTCGAGGCGCAGCTCTCTCGGAACGTGAACGTCGTCCTCACGTCGAGCACGGGGAGGGTCCTCGATGCCGTCTCCGCCCTGCTCGGGGTCTGCCGCGAGAGGACGTACGACGGCGAGCCGGCCATGAAACTCGAGTCGTTCGCCGCGGGGGGGAGGGCCGTCCCGTGGGACCTCTCCTACGAGAAGTCGGGGGGCAGGGAGGTCCTCTCCACGCGGGCGCTCGTGCGGCGTGCGCTCCTCGAGGCGGGGAGGGCGAGGGACAGGGACGATCTCCGGTCGGTCGCCGCGTCGTTCCAGTTCAACCTCGCGAGGGGGATCGCGGGTCTCGCCGTCCACGCCGCGGAGGAGAGGGGGATCCCGCTCGTCGTCCTCTCCGGCGGCGTCGCGTACAACAAGGCCATCCGCGAGACCATCCGGGCCGAGGTGACCCGCGCGGGGCTCGCCTTCTCGATGAACCGGGAGTTCCCGCTCGGCGACGGGTGCATCTCGTTTGGCCAGTGCATCGTCGCCGCGGAGCGCGCCGCGGGGGACTGA
- a CDS encoding PKD domain-containing protein, producing MRSSNRDVSIPVIAVVLLVLAVMPTSAVTVPSVDVSGLPLVFIQNEGQVDGSILYHANTPTHAIAFLQDSVVCTVGEKEDPPSAVTIALEGQSPAAVIAGEERLGGTANFLVGNDPARWVRNAPTYARVAYRNVLPGVDIVYYGTQGVLKRDIVLAPGVDPAAIRFRYSGQESLSVDMAGDLVIATPAGTIREAAPACYQERGGVKIPVPCRYVLSGDSVVGFAVGPHDPSLPLVIDPTLDFSTYLGGEWEDRGFAVAVDSSGSTYVTGGTQSINFPFPSWKPRYQEVPKGGLDVFVAKIEPDGLTLNYSTYIGGYYDDVGHGIAVNGSGYAYVTGYTLSPDYPVVRAFQENKSAGCTFCSDADAFISVLTPEGEDLEFSSFLGGNLTDIGQAIALNSTGFAVLAGYTGSPDFPIVPGAYDPVLNGTWDAFVSGVSYDGSVSALEFSTYLGGSRADKAFGIAVGPATDDIYVTGFTQSSDFPVKSWRQRYLFGSQDAFVTRLTPDANDTVFSTYHGGSAEECGNAIAVDAAGAAYVTGFTRSMDFPKGPIGSTFQINLKGLQDAFLTKFNPAGNTLNFSTFLGGSLVEEGKGIALDAGGTIFVAGYTDSLDFPVKNAVQSSLTAYTYDAFVTRFFPNGTALVYSTFLGGRLDDRAMGIALWDSNATVVGWSESPNFPVKNAVQANFGGVSDAFVARITSVPPTANFTAEANGVENYTLIKGLPPLRVNFTDLSTGEPTSWLWLLGDGNTSTQQHPSHTYYTGNWTVNLTVSNSEGSSHMGKYHYIQVCAPLIVNFSANVSGTECSFCQGKVPFDVNFTDLTNDAPIAWNWSFGDGNYSADQHPNWTYNVPGLYNVTLTATNECGSNSTTKYALVEAGDVPAANFTANVTFGIAPLAVQFTDLSTAIPAVSTWNWTFGDGSPNGTAQNPVHVYTAAGNYTVNLTVGNIHGDSTLSRVDYIRVGEVPVANFTADPVIGVEPLNVTFTDLSTGFPAWWFWTFGDGQTENRTSNLTFNHTYLSAGNYTVSLTVGNEFGTSTKTRARYIYVQGNATTVNLTFVPSSVVIPTNATTGMRLVLERTDRGLSGYNVTISFANASAADIVTFSRPAWLNQSFVLNGTVPAPSIWVKASDIDDVIRPGATDVDLALFNCTGRTPMATILNVTVTQFDTDTGDPIHTWVNVAAVQVVVLLPLPGHANPPTDPFHDGVFWDVNGNGRIDFDDVVQYFLYLEWIQENEPVVLFDYNGNGRIDFDDLYILFTMV from the coding sequence ATGAGATCGAGCAATAGAGATGTATCGATACCTGTCATTGCAGTTGTCCTCCTCGTCCTCGCCGTGATGCCGACATCGGCAGTAACCGTCCCGTCAGTCGACGTGTCGGGCCTGCCGCTCGTCTTCATCCAGAACGAGGGACAGGTGGACGGGAGCATCCTCTACCACGCGAATACCCCCACGCACGCAATCGCGTTCCTGCAGGACTCGGTGGTGTGCACGGTCGGGGAGAAAGAAGACCCGCCGTCGGCCGTCACGATCGCCCTCGAGGGGCAATCCCCGGCGGCGGTGATCGCGGGCGAGGAGAGACTCGGCGGGACCGCGAACTTCCTCGTCGGGAACGATCCCGCACGCTGGGTGAGGAATGCACCGACGTACGCGAGGGTCGCGTACAGGAACGTCCTGCCCGGCGTGGACATCGTCTACTACGGCACGCAGGGAGTCCTCAAGCGCGACATCGTCCTCGCGCCGGGAGTCGACCCCGCCGCCATCCGGTTCCGGTATTCCGGCCAGGAGTCCCTCTCCGTGGACATGGCTGGTGACCTCGTCATCGCGACACCCGCCGGGACGATCAGGGAAGCCGCACCGGCCTGCTACCAGGAGCGAGGGGGGGTGAAAATCCCCGTCCCGTGCCGCTACGTTCTCTCCGGCGACTCGGTGGTCGGCTTCGCGGTGGGACCGCACGATCCCTCCCTCCCCCTCGTGATCGACCCGACCCTTGACTTCTCCACGTACCTTGGAGGTGAATGGGAGGACAGGGGCTTTGCCGTCGCCGTCGATTCGTCCGGGAGCACGTACGTGACGGGCGGCACCCAGTCGATCAATTTCCCGTTCCCCTCGTGGAAACCGCGGTACCAGGAGGTCCCGAAGGGCGGCCTCGACGTCTTCGTCGCGAAGATTGAACCGGACGGGCTCACCCTCAACTACTCGACGTACATCGGCGGGTACTACGACGACGTCGGGCATGGCATCGCGGTGAACGGGTCGGGGTACGCGTACGTCACGGGCTACACGCTCTCCCCTGATTACCCGGTCGTGAGGGCGTTCCAGGAGAACAAGAGCGCGGGCTGCACGTTCTGCTCCGACGCGGACGCCTTCATCTCTGTGCTGACCCCCGAGGGGGAGGACCTCGAGTTCTCCTCGTTCCTCGGCGGGAACCTGACGGACATCGGCCAGGCGATCGCGCTCAACAGCACCGGGTTTGCCGTCCTCGCGGGGTACACGGGGTCGCCCGACTTCCCGATAGTCCCGGGGGCGTACGACCCGGTGCTGAACGGGACGTGGGACGCGTTCGTGTCCGGCGTCTCGTACGATGGCTCGGTCTCCGCGCTCGAATTCTCCACGTACCTCGGGGGGAGCAGGGCCGACAAGGCATTCGGCATCGCGGTAGGACCCGCCACGGACGACATCTACGTGACCGGGTTCACCCAGTCGAGCGACTTCCCGGTGAAATCGTGGAGGCAGAGGTACCTCTTCGGCTCGCAGGACGCGTTCGTGACCCGCCTCACGCCCGATGCGAACGATACCGTCTTCTCGACGTACCACGGCGGTTCTGCCGAGGAGTGCGGGAACGCGATCGCGGTGGACGCGGCGGGAGCAGCCTACGTGACAGGTTTCACGCGCTCGATGGACTTCCCGAAGGGGCCGATAGGCTCCACGTTCCAGATCAACCTGAAAGGCCTCCAGGACGCCTTCCTCACGAAGTTCAACCCGGCGGGCAACACCCTCAACTTCTCGACCTTCCTCGGCGGGTCGCTCGTCGAGGAAGGCAAGGGCATCGCGCTCGACGCGGGCGGCACCATCTTCGTGGCAGGGTACACGGACTCCCTCGACTTCCCGGTGAAGAACGCGGTCCAGTCCTCCCTCACCGCGTACACGTACGACGCGTTCGTCACGCGGTTCTTCCCCAACGGGACGGCCCTCGTGTACTCGACGTTCCTCGGCGGCCGGCTCGACGACAGGGCGATGGGGATCGCCCTTTGGGACTCCAACGCGACGGTCGTGGGCTGGTCCGAGTCGCCCAACTTCCCGGTGAAGAACGCGGTCCAGGCCAACTTCGGCGGGGTATCGGACGCGTTCGTCGCCCGCATCACGTCCGTCCCGCCGACCGCGAACTTCACGGCCGAGGCCAACGGCGTCGAGAATTACACCCTCATCAAGGGCCTCCCGCCCCTCCGCGTCAACTTCACCGACCTCTCGACCGGCGAACCGACATCGTGGCTGTGGCTCCTCGGCGACGGCAACACCTCCACGCAGCAGCACCCGAGCCATACCTACTACACCGGGAATTGGACGGTCAACCTCACGGTGAGCAACAGCGAGGGCAGCAGCCACATGGGCAAGTACCACTACATCCAGGTCTGTGCCCCGCTCATCGTGAACTTCTCCGCGAACGTCTCGGGCACGGAGTGCTCCTTCTGCCAGGGGAAGGTCCCCTTCGACGTGAACTTCACGGACCTCACGAACGACGCGCCAATCGCGTGGAACTGGAGCTTCGGCGACGGGAACTACAGTGCGGACCAGCACCCCAACTGGACGTATAACGTCCCCGGGCTCTACAACGTCACGCTGACCGCGACGAACGAGTGCGGGAGCAACAGCACGACGAAGTACGCCCTCGTCGAGGCGGGTGACGTCCCGGCCGCGAACTTCACCGCGAACGTGACGTTCGGCATCGCGCCGCTCGCCGTCCAGTTCACGGACCTCTCCACGGCGATCCCCGCGGTCTCCACGTGGAACTGGACCTTCGGCGACGGGTCTCCCAACGGGACCGCCCAGAATCCTGTCCACGTCTACACGGCGGCGGGGAACTACACCGTGAACCTGACCGTAGGGAATATCCACGGCGACAGCACGCTCTCCCGGGTCGACTACATCAGGGTCGGCGAGGTCCCCGTCGCGAACTTCACGGCAGACCCCGTGATCGGCGTCGAGCCGCTCAACGTGACGTTCACGGACCTCTCGACGGGGTTCCCCGCGTGGTGGTTCTGGACATTCGGCGATGGCCAGACGGAGAACAGGACGAGCAACCTCACGTTCAACCACACGTACCTCTCCGCCGGGAACTACACGGTCTCGCTCACGGTCGGCAACGAGTTCGGGACGAGCACGAAGACGAGGGCGCGGTACATCTACGTGCAGGGCAACGCGACGACGGTGAACCTCACGTTCGTCCCCTCGTCCGTCGTCATCCCCACGAACGCGACCACCGGAATGAGGCTCGTGCTCGAGAGGACGGACAGGGGGCTCTCCGGGTACAACGTCACGATCTCCTTTGCAAACGCGTCCGCGGCAGACATCGTGACGTTCTCGAGGCCGGCGTGGCTCAACCAGAGCTTCGTCCTCAACGGGACGGTTCCCGCGCCCTCGATCTGGGTGAAGGCGTCGGACATCGACGATGTCATCAGGCCCGGCGCGACGGACGTCGACCTCGCGCTCTTCAACTGCACGGGCAGGACCCCGATGGCAACGATCCTCAACGTGACCGTCACGCAGTTCGACACGGACACGGGGGACCCCATCCACACGTGGGTCAACGTGGCGGCTGTCCAGGTGGTCGTCCTCCTGCCCCTGCCGGGGCACGCGAACCCGCCCACCGACCCGTTCCACGACGGGGTCTTCTGGGACGTGAACGGGAACGGCCGCATCGACTTCGACGACGTCGTCCAGTACTTCCTGTACCTCGAGTGGATACAGGAGAACGAGCCCGTGGTCCTCTTCGACTACAACGGGAACGGCCGCATCGACTTCGACGACCTGTACATCCTCTTCACGATGGTCTAA
- a CDS encoding PEGA domain-containing protein, which translates to METRTLFGLGVFVVLACILAVPATATTVTVISAAIPAAGASVNVSVVADYFPDGLSGYIMNASVSDPAVAEITGVSFPAWAGLSAHSPLPAAEVSLRTSDLSLGVSAGARNVTLVSLTVRGKAAGSTVLTLSVRQMDPDGPGSPITPTIVPGTITVGGTPTTVPTTTPATTVTTAPPTTVPTTTVPTTALPTTVPTTIPATTVTTTPPTTVPTTTPATTVTTASPTTVPPQEPAYITVFSYPLGGSVSIDGTSVGTTPLQDYPVAPGTHTLTATYPGYRDYTTVVTLAPGEHKSLPLIIFTRSMPVVTTFPTGIPTATATATRTATATATATLTATSPTPTPTGTAGTGALKVTTFPSGTAIFLDSQPRGTTPATITGIPAGDHELRLVKQGYKTSVRTVRIEAGKTTVLPFIVLAPEKFFF; encoded by the coding sequence ATGGAAACGAGAACATTGTTCGGGCTCGGGGTGTTCGTGGTCCTCGCCTGCATCCTCGCCGTCCCCGCGACGGCAACGACGGTCACCGTGATATCGGCCGCGATCCCCGCGGCCGGCGCGAGCGTGAACGTCTCGGTCGTCGCCGACTACTTCCCCGACGGGCTCTCCGGCTACATCATGAACGCATCCGTCTCCGACCCCGCGGTCGCGGAGATCACGGGGGTCTCGTTCCCCGCGTGGGCCGGGCTGAGCGCCCACTCGCCCCTCCCGGCGGCGGAGGTCTCCCTCCGCACGAGTGACCTCTCCCTCGGCGTCTCGGCGGGTGCGAGGAACGTGACGCTCGTCTCCCTCACGGTCAGGGGCAAGGCGGCGGGATCGACCGTCCTCACGCTCTCCGTCCGGCAGATGGACCCCGACGGGCCGGGGAGCCCAATCACCCCCACGATCGTCCCGGGGACGATCACGGTCGGCGGCACGCCGACGACGGTCCCGACGACGACGCCGGCAACGACCGTGACGACGGCACCACCCACCACGGTCCCGACGACGACCGTCCCGACCACGGCACTCCCGACGACGGTCCCGACGACGATACCGGCAACGACCGTGACAACCACACCCCCCACCACGGTTCCGACGACGACCCCCGCGACCACGGTGACGACGGCATCCCCGACGACGGTGCCCCCGCAGGAACCCGCGTACATCACGGTCTTCTCGTACCCGCTGGGGGGTTCGGTCTCCATCGACGGGACGAGTGTCGGGACGACCCCCCTCCAGGACTACCCCGTCGCGCCCGGGACGCACACCCTCACCGCCACGTACCCCGGTTACAGGGACTACACGACGGTGGTGACGCTCGCTCCCGGCGAGCACAAGAGCCTGCCGCTCATCATCTTCACCCGGTCGATGCCTGTCGTGACGACGTTCCCCACGGGGATCCCGACGGCCACCGCGACCGCGACGAGGACCGCGACGGCCACGGCCACGGCCACGCTGACAGCGACCTCGCCCACCCCCACGCCGACGGGAACGGCCGGGACGGGTGCACTCAAGGTCACGACGTTCCCGTCCGGTACCGCGATCTTCCTCGACAGCCAGCCGCGGGGAACCACGCCCGCGACGATCACCGGGATCCCCGCGGGTGACCACGAGCTCAGGCTCGTGAAGCAGGGGTACAAGACGAGCGTCCGGACGGTGAGGATAGAGGCGGGGAAGACGACCGTCCTCCCGTTCATCGTCCTTGCGCCCGAGAAGTTCTTCTTCTAG
- a CDS encoding DUF350 domain-containing protein has translation MLANAAIGLVQLIIAIILAVVALYIGFSVFSRVTKGLEEQKELAKGNAAVGIIIASIFFAIALVVQSGISGISVGISKALEVGILSMDGMVAVGVAFIQLVLGIVLAIAAIYLALNILDKLTKGVEEFEEIKKGNVAVALEMAGVIIATAVIIQSGVIGITNALV, from the coding sequence ATGCTTGCAAATGCCGCAATCGGTCTCGTGCAGCTGATAATTGCCATCATCCTGGCAGTTGTCGCGCTCTACATCGGGTTTTCCGTCTTCTCCCGCGTGACGAAGGGACTTGAGGAGCAGAAGGAGCTTGCCAAGGGGAACGCCGCGGTGGGTATCATCATCGCGTCGATATTCTTCGCCATCGCGCTCGTCGTTCAGTCGGGGATCTCGGGCATCTCGGTCGGGATCTCCAAGGCGCTCGAGGTCGGGATCCTCTCGATGGACGGGATGGTCGCCGTCGGCGTCGCCTTCATCCAGCTCGTCCTCGGGATAGTCCTCGCGATCGCTGCGATCTACCTCGCCCTCAACATCCTCGACAAGCTCACGAAGGGCGTCGAGGAGTTCGAGGAGATCAAGAAGGGCAACGTAGCGGTCGCGCTGGAGATGGCCGGGGTCATCATCGCGACGGCCGTCATCATCCAGTCCGGTGTCATTGGGATCACGAACGCCCTCGTCTGA